A single Acropora palmata chromosome 5, jaAcrPala1.3, whole genome shotgun sequence DNA region contains:
- the LOC141881487 gene encoding uncharacterized protein LOC141881487 encodes MLVSSNFWQKFLILQVDLTGQFSNTLTCIKEGEGHAQSIADCVIEWSRENRVHLNSDKCKEHRISFSKRPVFFDPIVIEGKELEVVGSVKLLGLNIASDLTWNSHILEVIKKASKRLYFLVLLKRARVPLQDLVLFYTSYVRSVTEYVIPAFYNALSIMHLRIKKRSISIITTGDCAVADDLGIRPILEHYEFLCQKLFKGILDNPSHKLKVLLPPIHKPSSNFKNERHFNMPRLRTSRTTNTFIFAMARKFNG; translated from the exons ATGTTGGTGTCCAGTAATTTCTGGCAAAAATTTCTTATCCTTCAAGTTGATCTAACTGGGCAGTTTAGCAACACTTTGACTTGTATAAAGG AGGGTGAAGGCCACGCCCAAAGTATAGCAGATTGTGTTATTGAGTGGTCGCGAGAGAATAGAGTTCACTTGAATTCTGATAAGTGCAAAGAGCATCGAATCTCATTTTCTAAAAGGCCCGTGTTTTTTGATCCCATAGTAATTGAAGGCAAAGAGCTGGAGGTAGTTGGTAGTGTAAAGCTCCTGGGCCTCAATATAGCCAGCGACTTGACCTGGAACAGTCATATATTAGAAGTAATCAAAAAGGCCAGTAAGAGGTTGTATTTTTTAGTACTACTAAAGAGAGCTAGGGTTCCCTTACAAGACCTAGTGCTCTTCTACACATCATATGTAAGATCTGTAACGGAGTACGTAATACCTGCCTTCTATAATGCGCTTTCTATAATGCATTTACGCATTAAGAAACGGTCAATTTCCATTATAACTACGGGCGATTGCGCGGTTGCTGATGATTTAGGAATACGACCTATTTTAGAGCATTATGAATTTCTATGTCAGAAGCTTTTCAAAGGTATCTTAGACAACCCTAGCCATAAGTTAAAGGTGCTTCTTCCACCAATACACAAACCCAGCTCCAATTTCAAAAATGAGCGCCATT TTAATATGCCACGCCTTCGCACTTCCAGAACGACGAACACTTTTATATTTGCTATGGCAAGAAAGTTTAATGGCTAG
- the LOC141881616 gene encoding post-GPI attachment to proteins factor 4-like, whose product MWRNCECFYAGHKFLSQNRGLLVAFIIYIVTFTLVLPLACQKLGFSTYFIKPQEPYKLIEVENEARTKHAKEILQGFQRSAAPFHVLDRRRQIEFSIVLMTSFRTPNTHYLLQVAARLLPQVRHDRGKSVITILNCDAHPEQNKDALYLSNFVTIVNCSVPVVSDAVHSRQKDDYILGLRTAVKHNATYVLMIEDDAVPSEDFLNHLRFVLKHKMPWKFLKQRNDWAFLKLYYPEKWQGFGWSELPELILIGFVGGCFAVWVDLKCRARIRRKLLPLVCSFIVWSAYFVLVAGSVKRTHLIELRKLFLPFMYSVVKAPGCCIPGVLFQKSHALELANYLESIQCSVNYPVDVAMDDFADKRNLERYLVVPNMFSHIGLHSSLNSRLKHYAEFYLMFKP is encoded by the coding sequence ATGTGGAGGAACTGTGAATGTTTTTATGCAGGACACAAGTTCCTCTCCCAGAACCGTGGATTGCTTGTTGCGTTCATAATTTACATCGTGACATTCACTCTTGTTCTTCCTCTCGCGTGCCAAAAGCTTGGTTTCTCCACTTATTTCATCAAACCACAGGAGCCCTACAAACTCATCGAAGTGGAGAACGAGGCTCGAACTAAACATGCAAAGGAAATTTTACAAGGTTTTCAGCGGAGTGCGGCGCCGTTTCACGTCCTCGATCGAAGGAGGCAAATCGAATTTTCGATTGTTCTCATGACCTCATTTCGTACGCCTAATACCCACTATTTGTTGCAAGTGGCGGCTCGACTACTTCCTCAGGTAAGGCACGATAGAGGGAAAAGTGTGATCACTATTCTGAACTGTGATGCACATCCTGAACAGAACAAAGATGCGCTCTATCTTTCAAACTTTGTAACAATAGTCAACTGCTCGGTGCCTGTTGTCTCAGACGCCGTGCATTCACGTCAGAAAGATGATTATATTTTGGGTTTACGGACAGCTGTGAAGCACAATGCAACCTACGTTTTAATGATCGAGGACGATGCTGTACCATCGGAAGACTTCCTCAACCATCtccgttttgttttgaagcatAAAATGCCGTGGAAGTTCTTGAAACAGCGTAATGATTGGGCGTTCTTGAAACTTTACTATCCTGAAAAGTGGCAGGGATTTGGTTGGTCAGAATTGCCGGAACTGATTTTGATCGGTTTTGTTGGCGGATGTTTTGCCGTGTGGGTGGATCTGAAATGTAGAGCTAGGATAAGACGAAAATTACTGCCTTTGGTTTGCAGCTTCATAGTTTGGTctgcatattttgttttagtaGCCGGTTCAGTCAAGAGAACTCATTTGATAGAATTAAGGAAGCTCTTCCTGCCCTTCATGTATTCTGTTGTCAAGGCTCCTGGGTGTTGCATCCCAGGTGTACTTTTTCAGAAATCACATGCTCTTGAACTTGCTAATTATTTAGAATCAATTCAGTGCAGTGTTAACTACCCAGTGGATGTTGCGATGGATGACTTTGCTGACAAAAGGAATTTAGAGAGGTACTTGGTTGTTCCAAACATGTTCAGTCACATTGGTCTTCATTCAAGCCTAAATAGTAGACTGAAACACTATGCAGAGTTTTATTTGATGTTCAAGCCATAA